One Micavibrio aeruginosavorus ARL-13 genomic window carries:
- a CDS encoding class I SAM-dependent methyltransferase has product MTQSQKLDTWTTSQEEEDRMVPGHMHHWQTMIGHVRERDLRHKTILDFGCNQGGFIQMLFNTMPFARAVGVDIAEGSLAKARARNQFAPADFFHTSQLPGMANTFDMAFSHEVIYLLPDLHAHAKDMAQVLKPGGVYYAATGCHTDNPRWADWHKAISDYSNIDVPHYALDDYAGAFAANGFAVEAKQFRSDGFIGVEPDDKVYYPTLIDKLNYYSQTKILFRFVKV; this is encoded by the coding sequence ATGACCCAATCCCAGAAACTGGACACATGGACCACATCCCAGGAAGAAGAAGACCGCATGGTGCCGGGCCATATGCACCATTGGCAAACCATGATTGGCCATGTGCGCGAGCGGGATTTGCGCCATAAAACCATTCTGGATTTCGGGTGTAACCAGGGCGGTTTTATCCAGATGCTGTTCAACACCATGCCTTTTGCCCGGGCCGTGGGTGTAGACATCGCCGAAGGATCATTGGCCAAGGCCCGTGCGCGCAACCAATTTGCCCCGGCCGATTTTTTCCACACCAGCCAATTGCCCGGCATGGCCAATACATTCGACATGGCGTTCAGCCACGAGGTTATTTATTTGTTGCCCGATTTACATGCCCATGCCAAAGACATGGCACAGGTTTTAAAGCCGGGCGGGGTTTATTACGCCGCCACGGGGTGCCATACGGATAACCCCCGTTGGGCCGATTGGCACAAGGCGATCAGCGATTATTCGAACATTGATGTGCCGCATTACGCGTTGGATGATTACGCGGGCGCATTTGCCGCGAACGGGTTCGCGGTTGAGGCCAAACAGTTCCGCAGCGATGGGTTCATCGGGGTGGAACCGGATGACAAGGTGTATTACCCGACGCTGATCGACAAACTGAACTATTACAGCCAGACAAAAATTTTGTTCCGCTTTGTAAAGGTCTAA
- a CDS encoding alpha/beta fold hydrolase → MKNAFPRTGMIDAADGSGHRIYFESYGPVDAPAFVMVHGNSGNVFEPSKLSMWDLDTQRVIIIHARGVGLSTPMGKVEKNLYPNLADDIETVRAHLGVDQVSLFGWSAGAAVCCLYAQKYQQHVNDVVFYGAFLGGKKELEAYYQRSQQQYPDGWKKFCTTYGPNSAYFAVLSANAFLLWGAPQEKRDAALNYERVFGTYNASGAELDRLVANRTVFANMIEQDFGLSSKTQIVVPPNAKFIRGANDYIGTPTAGETIINNAGHDVHDPHVQMFLKSVMAGVIAPVSPAPSPQPPQP, encoded by the coding sequence ATGAAAAACGCATTCCCGCGTACAGGCATGATTGATGCCGCCGATGGGTCAGGGCACCGGATTTATTTTGAATCCTATGGTCCCGTTGACGCGCCGGCGTTTGTCATGGTGCATGGCAATTCCGGAAATGTGTTTGAACCATCGAAATTGTCGATGTGGGATTTGGATACCCAACGTGTGATTATCATTCATGCGCGCGGTGTTGGTTTGTCCACGCCGATGGGCAAGGTTGAAAAGAACCTGTACCCCAATCTGGCCGATGACATTGAAACCGTTCGTGCTCATTTGGGTGTGGATCAGGTCAGTTTGTTTGGGTGGTCCGCCGGGGCGGCTGTGTGTTGTTTGTATGCGCAAAAATACCAGCAACATGTGAATGATGTGGTGTTTTACGGCGCATTTTTGGGCGGTAAGAAGGAGCTGGAGGCGTATTACCAACGCAGCCAGCAACAATACCCCGATGGATGGAAAAAATTCTGCACGACCTATGGCCCGAACAGTGCGTATTTCGCGGTTCTGTCCGCCAATGCGTTTTTGTTGTGGGGAGCGCCGCAGGAAAAGCGTGATGCGGCCCTGAATTACGAACGTGTATTCGGGACGTATAATGCCAGTGGGGCGGAACTGGACCGTCTGGTCGCCAACCGCACGGTTTTTGCGAACATGATTGAACAGGATTTTGGCCTGTCATCCAAGACACAAATCGTTGTTCCGCCAAACGCGAAATTCATTCGTGGGGCCAATGATTATATTGGTACGCCTACAGCCGGCGAAACCATCATAAACAATGCGGGCCATGATGTGCATGACCCGCATGTTCAAATGTTCTTAAAGAGCGTTATGGCCGGTGTTATCGCGCCAGTTTCGCCTGCACCTTCTCCACAACCGCCTCAGCCGTAA
- the tkt gene encoding transketolase: MTNASPDLKTMSNAIRALAMDAVEKANSGHPGMPMGMADVATVLFTKFMNFDAKHPEWADRDRFILSAGHGSMLQYALLYLLGYEKMTLDQIKNFRQLHAITAGHPEVMPSAGIEITTGPLGQGISTAPGFALAERILNARFGDDLINHWTYVIASDGDLMEGISHEACALAGHLKLSKLVVLYDDNGISIDGPTSLSYSDDVTKRFESYHWDVQTVDGHDMAAIEHAIAHAKTTDKPSIIRCKTKIGFGAPTKENKSSSHGSPLGTDEIAGARKNLNWPHAPFEIPDDVLAAWRDAGRRGASNYAAWNERLESSANKGAFLKTMAGDVAKDIAPLVNELKKQFASDAKADATRKTSGKVLEKLVPAVAELIGGSADLTGSVMTQIKGPTNITPGDYNGQYIHYGVREHGMAAMMNGMALHGGIIPYAGTFLSFADYCRPSIRLGALMKQRVIHVMTHDSIGLGEDGPTHQAVEHLAALRAIPNTYTFRPCDGVETAECWELAINKKTAPSIMALTRQNLKVLRTTHTDENLSARGAYILADAKDAKVTIFASGSEVEIAMDAKAKLDAAGTPTRVVSVPCLDLFMEQDKDYFMSFVCNDTIKVAVEAAIRMPWDRLIGPHGIFVGMSTFGESAPAEVLYKHFGITAEAVVEKVQAKLAR; the protein is encoded by the coding sequence ATGACAAACGCATCCCCCGATTTGAAAACCATGTCCAATGCCATCCGCGCTCTGGCCATGGACGCCGTGGAGAAAGCCAATTCCGGCCACCCCGGCATGCCGATGGGTATGGCCGACGTGGCCACGGTGCTGTTCACCAAATTCATGAATTTTGACGCCAAGCATCCGGAATGGGCCGACCGCGACCGTTTCATCCTGTCCGCCGGACACGGGTCGATGCTGCAATACGCCCTGCTCTACCTCCTCGGGTATGAGAAGATGACGCTGGACCAGATCAAGAATTTCCGCCAACTGCACGCCATCACCGCGGGCCACCCAGAAGTGATGCCAAGCGCCGGTATCGAAATCACCACCGGCCCGCTGGGTCAGGGTATTTCCACCGCGCCGGGCTTTGCACTGGCCGAACGCATTCTGAATGCCCGTTTTGGTGATGATCTGATCAATCACTGGACCTATGTCATCGCATCCGACGGCGATTTGATGGAAGGCATCAGCCACGAAGCCTGCGCACTGGCCGGGCACCTGAAATTGTCGAAATTGGTTGTGCTGTATGATGATAACGGCATTTCCATTGATGGCCCGACATCGCTGTCTTATTCCGATGATGTGACCAAGCGCTTTGAATCCTATCACTGGGATGTGCAAACGGTTGATGGCCACGACATGGCCGCGATTGAACACGCCATTGCCCACGCCAAAACAACCGACAAGCCAAGCATCATCCGTTGCAAAACCAAAATCGGTTTCGGTGCACCGACGAAAGAAAACAAATCATCATCCCACGGCTCCCCGCTGGGCACGGATGAAATTGCGGGCGCGCGTAAAAACCTCAACTGGCCGCACGCGCCGTTTGAAATTCCGGACGATGTTCTGGCCGCATGGCGCGATGCTGGCCGCCGCGGCGCCAGCAACTATGCCGCATGGAATGAACGCCTTGAATCATCCGCGAACAAGGGCGCATTCCTGAAAACCATGGCGGGCGATGTTGCCAAAGACATTGCCCCGCTGGTGAATGAACTGAAAAAACAATTCGCCAGCGATGCCAAAGCCGACGCCACCCGTAAAACATCCGGCAAAGTGCTGGAGAAGCTGGTTCCGGCTGTCGCTGAACTGATCGGCGGATCGGCGGATTTGACGGGTTCGGTTATGACCCAGATCAAAGGCCCCACCAACATCACCCCCGGCGATTATAACGGCCAATATATTCATTACGGCGTGCGCGAACACGGCATGGCCGCGATGATGAACGGCATGGCTCTGCATGGCGGGATTATTCCGTATGCCGGAACGTTCCTGTCCTTCGCCGATTATTGCCGCCCATCCATTCGTTTGGGTGCGTTGATGAAACAGCGTGTCATCCATGTGATGACGCACGATTCCATCGGCCTTGGCGAAGATGGCCCGACGCACCAAGCGGTGGAACATCTGGCTGCGTTGCGCGCCATTCCGAACACCTACACGTTCCGTCCGTGTGACGGCGTGGAAACGGCGGAATGCTGGGAACTGGCGATCAACAAAAAAACCGCTCCGTCCATCATGGCCCTGACGCGTCAGAATCTGAAAGTCCTGCGCACCACGCACACGGATGAAAACCTCTCCGCCCGCGGCGCGTATATTCTGGCCGATGCGAAAGATGCCAAGGTCACGATTTTCGCTTCCGGGTCCGAAGTTGAAATTGCAATGGATGCCAAGGCAAAGCTGGACGCCGCCGGAACACCGACCCGCGTTGTATCCGTCCCATGTCTGGATTTATTCATGGAACAGGACAAAGACTATTTCATGTCCTTCGTCTGCAACGACACGATCAAGGTCGCCGTCGAAGCCGCCATCCGCATGCCGTGGGACCGTTTGATCGGCCCGCATGGCATTTTCGTCGGCATGTCCACCTTTGGCGAGTCAGCCCCGGCGGAAGTGCTCTACAAGCATTTCGGCATTACGGCTGAGGCGGTTGTGGAGAAGGTGCAGGCGAAACTGGCGCGATAA
- the zapA gene encoding cell division protein ZapA, translated as MAEVSLAIHGKTYGIACDDGQESRVRELGKYIDARMREIASAGAATNEPHLLVLTALVLADEVYDLRGALQAQMAAQHQQEMAHAAQMDSEEERQVVDAINHLAARIESVAARLQKI; from the coding sequence ATGGCCGAGGTGAGCCTAGCCATTCATGGCAAGACGTATGGCATTGCCTGTGATGACGGGCAGGAAAGCCGCGTGCGCGAGCTGGGCAAGTATATTGATGCCCGTATGCGCGAAATTGCCTCCGCCGGTGCGGCCACGAACGAGCCGCATTTGCTGGTTTTGACAGCCCTGGTTCTGGCCGATGAAGTGTATGATCTGCGCGGTGCGTTGCAGGCCCAAATGGCCGCCCAGCATCAGCAGGAAATGGCCCACGCCGCCCAGATGGATTCCGAAGAAGAACGCCAAGTCGTTGATGCGATTAACCATTTGGCCGCCCGCATTGAATCCGTTGCGGCGCGTTTGCAGAAGATTTAA
- a CDS encoding 5-formyltetrahydrofolate cyclo-ligase, with the protein MTDNPKDIMRREAKRHRDRIDLVDGDGDAAADLFMETMAPRADQIVALYWPKGREFDTLPLMERLLTAGVTCALPVVVKDEWLLRFVAWNDGDALVDGPYGLKQPSVDENTAFVEPDIFVVPLLAFDRRGNRLGYGGGYYDETLRHYRAIKDVTAVGYGYAEQAVLFNLPAEDHDQKLDVMITPRGVQRFTI; encoded by the coding sequence ATGACCGATAATCCTAAGGACATTATGCGCCGCGAAGCGAAGCGCCACCGCGACCGGATTGATCTGGTCGACGGGGATGGCGATGCGGCGGCCGATTTGTTCATGGAAACAATGGCGCCGCGCGCGGACCAGATTGTGGCCCTGTACTGGCCCAAGGGGCGCGAATTCGATACATTGCCATTGATGGAACGACTTTTGACGGCGGGTGTCACCTGCGCTTTGCCCGTGGTGGTAAAGGATGAATGGTTGTTGCGCTTCGTTGCCTGGAATGATGGTGATGCCTTGGTCGATGGTCCGTATGGGTTAAAACAGCCATCCGTGGATGAAAATACAGCTTTTGTAGAACCGGATATTTTCGTTGTGCCGTTGCTGGCGTTTGATCGGCGCGGGAACCGCTTGGGATATGGCGGCGGATATTATGATGAAACGCTGCGCCATTATCGCGCGATAAAGGATGTAACGGCCGTTGGATATGGATATGCGGAGCAAGCGGTTTTATTCAATCTGCCTGCCGAAGACCACGATCAGAAATTGGATGTTATGATTACGCCGCGCGGTGTGCAGCGTTTTACAATTTGA
- a CDS encoding TIGR00282 family metallophosphoesterase — protein sequence MRILFIGDVYGRTGRDALAKHLPTLREKLKPDVVIVNGENAAHGIGITESICKEFYGNGVDVITTGNHVWDQREIISYIERDPKLLRPLNFPKGTPGKGAYKHTLSDGRSILVVNAMARIFMDPLDCPFVAMNELINSYRMGPGGVNAIFLDFHGEATSEKMAMGHHLDGRVSVVVGTHTHVPTADVQIFNGGTAYQSDAGMTGDYDSVIGVRKDIPIGRFVRKMYTEKFAPTDGEATVCGLFVETDDRNGWAKNAGAVRIGPRLKEEIPTF from the coding sequence ATGCGTATTTTGTTTATCGGTGATGTGTACGGGCGCACGGGACGTGATGCACTGGCCAAACACTTGCCGACCTTGCGGGAAAAACTGAAACCCGATGTTGTGATTGTGAACGGTGAAAACGCCGCGCATGGCATTGGTATTACCGAATCCATCTGCAAGGAATTTTACGGCAACGGTGTTGATGTTATCACCACGGGCAACCATGTGTGGGACCAACGCGAAATTATTTCGTACATTGAACGCGATCCGAAATTGCTGCGCCCGTTGAACTTCCCCAAGGGGACACCGGGCAAAGGGGCGTATAAACACACATTGTCCGATGGCCGTTCCATTTTGGTTGTGAACGCCATGGCCCGTATTTTCATGGACCCTTTGGATTGCCCGTTTGTGGCCATGAATGAATTGATCAATTCTTACCGCATGGGGCCGGGTGGCGTGAACGCCATCTTCCTTGATTTTCACGGCGAGGCAACGAGCGAAAAAATGGCCATGGGGCATCATCTGGACGGGCGTGTGTCGGTTGTTGTTGGCACGCACACGCACGTTCCGACGGCGGATGTACAGATTTTCAACGGCGGCACCGCATACCAATCCGACGCCGGTATGACCGGCGATTACGATAGTGTCATCGGCGTGCGCAAAGATATTCCGATTGGCCGTTTCGTGCGCAAAATGTACACGGAAAAATTCGCCCCGACAGATGGCGAAGCCACAGTGTGCGGATTATTCGTTGAAACAGATGACCGCAACGGCTGGGCCAAAAATGCCGGTGCCGTGCGCATCGGGCCGCGGTTGAAGGAAGAAATTCCGACGTTTTAA
- a CDS encoding response regulator codes for MTYQLNRITILVVEDNQPMLEITKALLTTFGVGTVISAPNGESGFEQFCKYNPDMVIADWMMKPVDGIAFTRKIRNDPKSPNPYVPVILMTGFSERRRVLQARDAGVTEFLVKPFNARDLYKRLAQVIERPRQFVRSGNFFGPDRRRNRAVPGGVHSGPFRRDTDSPSAVLMQSMRQQQVNDAHENLRRIRERTGMGKGDRFDLRPEDIDFI; via the coding sequence ATGACGTATCAGCTTAACCGCATCACCATTCTGGTTGTTGAAGACAACCAGCCGATGCTGGAAATTACCAAGGCCCTGCTGACCACCTTTGGCGTCGGCACGGTGATCAGCGCGCCAAACGGCGAATCCGGCTTTGAACAATTCTGCAAATATAACCCGGACATGGTCATTGCCGACTGGATGATGAAGCCGGTGGACGGCATCGCCTTCACCCGCAAAATCCGCAACGATCCGAAAAGCCCGAACCCGTATGTGCCCGTGATTTTGATGACGGGGTTCAGCGAACGCCGCCGCGTACTCCAGGCCCGCGATGCCGGCGTTACCGAATTTTTGGTCAAACCCTTTAACGCCCGCGATCTGTACAAACGTCTGGCCCAGGTGATTGAACGCCCGCGGCAATTCGTCCGTTCCGGCAATTTCTTTGGTCCTGATCGCCGCCGCAACCGCGCCGTCCCCGGTGGCGTTCATTCCGGCCCGTTCCGCCGCGATACCGACAGCCCGAGCGCCGTTCTGATGCAATCCATGCGTCAGCAACAGGTCAACGATGCACATGAAAACCTGCGCCGCATTCGCGAACGCACCGGCATGGGCAAAGGCGACCGTTTTGATTTACGTCCCGAAGATATTGATTTTATTTAA
- a CDS encoding YebC/PmpR family DNA-binding transcriptional regulator, translating to MAGHSQFKNIMHRKGRQDAKRAKVFTKIGREIIVAVKGGGSDPGANPRLRAAMLWAREENMPNDRIKRAIDSAMGVGADDNYEEIRYEGYGPGGVAIVVEALTNNRNRTAGDVRATFSKYGGNLGETNSVSFMFDHVGQILYPAKTASADAMFEAAVECGADNCESTEDGHEITCQPDDFAAVRDALEEKLGAPEKSALVWKPNVMAEVSEEQAKTLLKLLDVLEDNDDVQNVTTNFEVSDEIMERLLAS from the coding sequence ATGGCAGGTCATTCCCAGTTTAAAAACATCATGCACCGCAAGGGTCGTCAGGACGCCAAGCGGGCCAAGGTCTTCACAAAAATCGGACGCGAAATCATCGTTGCCGTGAAGGGTGGTGGTTCAGATCCCGGTGCAAACCCGCGTTTGCGTGCCGCCATGTTGTGGGCACGTGAAGAAAATATGCCCAACGACCGTATTAAACGCGCGATTGACAGCGCGATGGGCGTGGGTGCCGACGATAACTACGAAGAAATTCGGTACGAAGGCTACGGCCCGGGTGGCGTAGCCATTGTGGTTGAAGCGCTGACCAACAACCGTAACCGCACGGCGGGGGATGTGCGCGCCACGTTCTCCAAATACGGCGGCAATTTAGGCGAAACCAATTCGGTCAGTTTCATGTTCGACCATGTCGGCCAGATTTTGTACCCGGCCAAAACGGCCAGCGCCGACGCAATGTTCGAAGCCGCCGTTGAATGCGGAGCCGACAATTGCGAAAGCACGGAAGACGGCCACGAAATCACATGCCAGCCGGATGATTTTGCGGCCGTTCGTGATGCGTTGGAAGAAAAACTGGGCGCGCCGGAGAAATCCGCGCTGGTTTGGAAACCCAACGTAATGGCGGAAGTGAGCGAAGAACAGGCAAAGACACTGCTGAAACTTCTCGACGTTCTGGAAGATAATGATGACGTGCAAAACGTCACCACAAACTTCGAAGTATCCGACGAAATCATGGAGCGTCTGCTCGCATCTTAA
- the ruvC gene encoding crossover junction endodeoxyribonuclease RuvC, with translation MRILGIDPGLQRTGWGVIEAEGNRLQYIACGTIATNPTLSTAERLAEIDAGLVDAIKTWEPDTAAIEETFVNRNPASALKLGVARGAAMVVPARMGLSVGEYPANLVKKSVVGTGHATKDQIGMMIRTLLPSAGKMGTDAADALAIAICHAHHYSSRQKMGGIMNGGVR, from the coding sequence ATGCGCATTTTGGGCATTGATCCGGGTTTGCAACGCACCGGGTGGGGCGTGATCGAAGCCGAGGGCAATCGCCTGCAATATATCGCGTGCGGTACCATTGCGACCAACCCGACATTGTCCACCGCCGAACGGTTGGCGGAAATTGATGCGGGTTTGGTTGACGCGATCAAAACATGGGAACCGGATACGGCCGCGATTGAGGAAACATTCGTCAATCGCAACCCGGCATCGGCGTTGAAACTGGGCGTGGCCCGTGGGGCCGCCATGGTGGTTCCGGCGCGGATGGGGTTATCGGTTGGGGAATATCCGGCCAATCTGGTGAAAAAATCTGTTGTTGGTACAGGCCATGCGACCAAGGACCAAATCGGTATGATGATCCGCACCTTGTTGCCCTCTGCCGGGAAAATGGGCACGGATGCGGCGGATGCATTGGCGATTGCCATTTGCCATGCCCACCATTATTCCAGCCGCCAAAAAATGGGCGGCATCATGAACGGAGGCGTACGATGA
- the ruvA gene encoding Holliday junction branch migration protein RuvA: MIAKLSGILDSVALDCLIIDCGGVGYQVFASGRTLSRVGQPGDPVSVLIDTHVREDHIHLFGFYDAAEQAWFRLLTSVQGVGAKVALAILSVCPPDKLGYTIAAQDVSALRQADGVGPKLATRIATELKDKAGKVDLTPMRGAVKAPSMKTDKPAADQSGVDGDAVSALVNLGYGRAEAFAAIAQLRAAGTANDNSSLQDLIRLALKELSQS, from the coding sequence ATGATCGCAAAACTCAGCGGTATTCTGGATTCTGTTGCGCTCGATTGTTTGATTATCGATTGTGGCGGCGTGGGGTATCAGGTGTTCGCCAGTGGCCGCACGTTGTCCCGCGTGGGTCAGCCGGGTGATCCGGTCAGCGTGCTGATCGACACGCATGTGCGCGAAGACCATATCCATCTGTTCGGTTTTTATGATGCGGCGGAACAGGCATGGTTCCGTCTGTTGACCAGTGTGCAGGGCGTGGGCGCGAAAGTGGCGTTGGCGATCCTGAGCGTATGTCCGCCGGACAAGCTGGGCTACACCATCGCCGCACAAGACGTTAGCGCGTTGCGTCAGGCTGATGGCGTTGGCCCGAAACTGGCCACACGCATTGCAACGGAATTGAAAGATAAAGCAGGCAAGGTTGATCTGACCCCCATGCGCGGCGCGGTCAAGGCTCCTTCGATGAAGACGGATAAACCCGCCGCCGATCAATCCGGTGTTGATGGCGATGCCGTGTCGGCATTGGTCAATCTCGGCTATGGCCGGGCTGAGGCCTTTGCGGCCATTGCGCAATTACGCGCGGCGGGAACCGCAAATGATAATAGCAGCCTGCAAGATCTCATCCGTCTGGCGTTGAAGGAGTTGTCACAATCATGA
- the ruvB gene encoding Holliday junction branch migration DNA helicase RuvB has product MKQATERNPELETIKTDTDVEDAAIRPARLEDFVGQDKLKDNLRVFIEAAKGRGDALDHVLFFGPPGLGKTTLAQIVARELGVGFRATSGPVIARAGDLAAILTNLEPHDVLFIDEIHRLNTHVEEVLYPAMEDRKLDLVIGEGPAARSVQIDLPPFTLIGATTRSGMISNPLRDRFGIPLRLEFYEAKDLCRIVARTAGILNMNLADDGAMEIARRSRGTPRIAGRLTRRVRDFAHVSGAGRIDAKAADAALQRLDVDAQGLDGMDRRYLTCIADNYGGGPVGVDTLAAALSDQRDVIEDVIEPYLMQQGFVQRTPRGRMLAEKGYAYLGLTPKKPLQVDLLDEA; this is encoded by the coding sequence ATGAAACAGGCAACCGAACGCAATCCGGAACTGGAAACCATCAAAACGGATACCGATGTTGAGGATGCCGCCATCCGTCCCGCACGGTTGGAAGATTTTGTTGGCCAGGACAAGTTAAAAGATAATCTGCGCGTCTTTATCGAAGCGGCGAAGGGCCGAGGCGATGCGCTGGACCATGTTCTGTTCTTCGGCCCGCCGGGTTTGGGTAAAACCACGCTGGCGCAAATCGTTGCGCGAGAACTGGGCGTGGGGTTTCGCGCGACATCCGGCCCGGTGATTGCGCGCGCGGGTGATCTGGCCGCGATCCTAACCAATCTGGAGCCGCATGATGTGTTGTTCATTGATGAAATTCATCGTTTGAACACCCATGTCGAAGAAGTTTTGTACCCGGCGATGGAAGATCGCAAACTTGATCTGGTGATCGGTGAAGGTCCTGCGGCCCGTTCGGTGCAGATTGATTTGCCACCCTTTACCTTGATCGGTGCAACAACGCGCAGCGGGATGATTTCAAACCCGTTGCGGGATCGTTTCGGCATTCCATTGCGCCTGGAGTTTTATGAGGCGAAGGATCTGTGCCGCATCGTTGCGCGGACCGCGGGTATTTTGAATATGAATTTGGCCGATGATGGCGCGATGGAAATTGCGCGCCGTTCACGCGGTACGCCGCGCATTGCCGGCCGTCTGACCCGCCGTGTGCGCGATTTCGCGCATGTATCAGGGGCAGGGCGTATTGATGCGAAAGCGGCAGATGCCGCGCTTCAACGCCTTGATGTTGATGCACAGGGGTTGGACGGTATGGACCGCCGTTACTTAACCTGCATCGCCGATAATTACGGCGGTGGTCCGGTGGGGGTTGATACGCTGGCGGCGGCGTTGTCCGACCAACGTGACGTGATCGAAGATGTGATCGAACCGTATTTGATGCAGCAAGGGTTTGTCCAACGCACACCGCGTGGCCGGATGCTGGCGGAGAAGGGGTATGCCTATCTCGGCCTGACACCGAAGAAGCCGTTGCAGGTTGATTTGTTGGACGAGGCCTAA
- the ybgC gene encoding tol-pal system-associated acyl-CoA thioesterase, with product MAAHEITARVYYEDTDAGGVVFYGNYMKFAERGRTELLRAIGFENSTLAREAGVLFVVRRITAEYMKPARLDDLLTIKTALKKVNNASFEMFQSIFCQNQMIFSMDVTLVTINMDGKPVRLPDNLRDKLSNFSV from the coding sequence ATGGCCGCACATGAAATCACCGCCCGTGTGTATTACGAAGACACCGACGCCGGGGGCGTGGTGTTTTACGGGAATTACATGAAATTCGCCGAGCGGGGGCGGACGGAACTGCTCCGCGCCATTGGGTTTGAAAACAGCACGCTGGCCCGCGAAGCCGGGGTTTTGTTCGTCGTGCGCCGAATCACGGCGGAATATATGAAACCGGCGCGTCTGGATGACCTTTTGACTATAAAAACCGCCCTAAAAAAGGTGAATAACGCCAGTTTTGAGATGTTTCAGTCGATTTTTTGCCAGAATCAGATGATATTCTCCATGGACGTAACGCTGGTGACCATCAATATGGATGGCAAGCCGGTCCGCCTGCCCGATAACCTTCGGGATAAACTATCCAATTTTTCTGTTTAA
- the tolQ gene encoding protein TolQ, with product MTMTQAVERAVDATALAGTTVHDFTMWGMFMQADLVVKAVMLALIFASVWSWAIILEKRHTVKNLNRRADRFEDAFWSGEPLDKLYQRVKKGKQDPVIRTFAAGMEEWQNGVAMGMPGKESVAASLRQRVERAMSVAINREMNRLERGMTFLANVGSTAPFVGLFGTVWGIMHSFTAIASSQNTSLAVVAPGIAEALFATALGLVAAIPAVIAYNKFTNDLNRYADRLDAFMSEFSAILSRHLDSYENSRGGVGSHGKKSDSDTEVKVA from the coding sequence ATGACGATGACACAAGCTGTCGAACGCGCTGTTGATGCAACCGCACTGGCCGGAACCACGGTCCATGACTTCACCATGTGGGGCATGTTCATGCAGGCCGACCTGGTTGTGAAGGCGGTGATGCTGGCGTTGATCTTCGCGTCGGTCTGGAGCTGGGCCATCATCCTTGAAAAACGCCATACGGTGAAGAACCTGAACCGCCGCGCCGATCGGTTTGAGGATGCGTTCTGGTCGGGTGAGCCGCTGGATAAACTCTATCAACGCGTGAAAAAGGGTAAACAAGACCCCGTTATCCGCACCTTCGCCGCCGGTATGGAGGAATGGCAAAACGGTGTCGCCATGGGTATGCCGGGCAAGGAAAGCGTGGCGGCCAGCCTGCGCCAACGTGTTGAGCGCGCCATGTCGGTGGCCATTAACCGTGAAATGAACCGTCTGGAACGCGGGATGACGTTCCTGGCCAACGTGGGGTCCACGGCACCATTCGTCGGTCTGTTCGGGACTGTCTGGGGGATCATGCACAGCTTTACCGCCATCGCCTCCAGCCAGAATACGTCGCTGGCCGTTGTGGCCCCGGGTATTGCCGAGGCGTTGTTTGCAACGGCTTTGGGCCTTGTTGCGGCTATCCCTGCGGTTATTGCCTATAACAAGTTTACGAACGATCTTAATCGTTATGCGGACCGTCTGGATGCGTTTATGTCCGAATTTTCGGCCATTCTGTCCCGCCATTTGGATAGTTACGAGAACAGCCGCGGTGGGGTCGGCTCTCACGGAAAAAAGTCTGACTCTGACACGGAAGTGAAGGTGGCTTAA